CCGGTGCTCGACTCGGTACTGTACCGGTTCGTCATTGCTGCGGCGGCGATGCTTGCCTGGGTGGTGCTGTCGGGCCGCAGGGTGCGCTTTCCGGCACGTCTGCACATCCGTTTCGCGCTGATGGGCGCGCTGATGTTCTCGACCAACTTCGCGCTGTTCTACGTGGCGGCGCAGTGGCTCACCTCCGGCCTGCTGGCCGTGGTGTTCTCCTTGGTGACGGTGCTCAACCCGATCAGCGCCGCGCTGTTCCTCAAGGAGCGGATCGAACCGCGGGTGCTGCTGGGCGCGCTGATCGGAATTTCGGGCATCGCCCTTATCTTCGGTCCCGAGGTGGCGCGCCCGCAGACCGGTCTTGCGGCGCTCGCCGGCCTCGCCTGCGCGGCCGCCGGCACCATCTGCTTCTCGCTCGGCAACATCGTCGCGACCACCGTCCACCGCGAAGGCCACCCGGTCATTTCCTCCAACGCCTGGGGCATGATCTACGGCGTCGGCGTGCTGGCGGCGGTCGTCGCCGCGGTCGGCGATCCACCGGTATTCGACACCAGCACCAGCTATGTCGTCTCGCTCGTCTGGCTGGCGACGGTGGCGACCGTCGTGCCGATGTGGAGTTACCTGACGCTGATGCGACGCATCGGGCCGGGCCGGGCGGGCTACGCGACGGTCATGTTCCCGATCGGAGCGCTTGTCATTTCGTGGCTTTTCGAGGGATACGAATGGAACTGGATGGCGATCGCAGGGCTGGGCCTGGCGATCGTCGGCAATCTGTTCGTGCTCGGGCGCATGCGGCGCCCGGTGTGAGGGCATAGGGCCGGGGGTTGATGCGATGTTCCGGAAGACCGCGCTGCCGGCATGTCTGGCGACACTGCTTGCTGCCGGAACCGCTGACGCCGCCTGGCGGGTGGTCGGACCGGGCATCGCGGTTGACGAAGCGCGGTCCGGAACGGCGGCTCTTTCGGTCGAATGTCTCGGCCAGGGCATCGTGGTCGGCCTCTACAACGTTGCCCTGCCGTTCGATCACGAGGAGCGGCTCGACCTCGTCGTCGACGGAACCGCCTACCCGATGCGGATGTACGGATCGGGCGACCGGATCGTGCTGTCGGACGCGGACGCGGCCGATGGCGGACCGGACCTTTCGGCGGCGGTGCTTGCGGCGCTGAAGGCCGGCGCGCTGGCGCGCCTCGAGGGCGCTGCGGTCGCGGGGCTGGCGGCAGAGGCCGTCAGCTTCCGTCTCACCGGCTCGGCCCGCGCGATCGAGAATGTCGCGCGTCATTGCGGCTGACGCTCAGGCCGGTTCGCCGCCTCAGGGATCGAGACAACCGGACCAGCTGGATCTGGAAATCCTCTGTGACGTCGACAAGGCGGTGCCCGATGCCCGCCTCGTCGAAGCTGCGATCGCCCGACCCGTACGGTTCCCGCTCGCCGATCCTGATGAAGACGTCGCTGCCGGACCGGATGCTGCGGATCTCATCCTGATCGTGCGGCGACCGTGTGTCGCTGCCGCGCATGGCGGGGCGACCGATCCGGATCGAGCCGTGCCGGATCGAGCGGCGCGGTGCGGCCCGCCGCAGGCTGCTATTCGGCAGCGTCCGGCAGTTTCGACGGCAGGTTGCCGATCCGCGTCACGATGTGCTCGGCCAGCGCGTCGTGAATCGGCGAGCGGGCCTGACGCGCCCTGACGAAGCCGATGTCGCAGGGCGGCAGCGCCGGAAAGCCGTCGCGCTCGGTCAGGATGCGCATGTCCGGCCGGATCGCGCTTTCCGGCAGGATGCTGACCGCGAGGCCAGCCAGAACCGCACTCGACAGGGCAGCGGCGGCCGGGCTGGTGTAGGCGATGCGATAGCGGCGGCCGA
The nucleotide sequence above comes from Tepidamorphus gemmatus. Encoded proteins:
- a CDS encoding DMT family transporter; this translates as MTAASDRQAPAPDFGWTGFTLYALTVFSWSTSWFAIKMQIGPVPVLDSVLYRFVIAAAAMLAWVVLSGRRVRFPARLHIRFALMGALMFSTNFALFYVAAQWLTSGLLAVVFSLVTVLNPISAALFLKERIEPRVLLGALIGISGIALIFGPEVARPQTGLAALAGLACAAAGTICFSLGNIVATTVHREGHPVISSNAWGMIYGVGVLAAVVAAVGDPPVFDTSTSYVVSLVWLATVATVVPMWSYLTLMRRIGPGRAGYATVMFPIGALVISWLFEGYEWNWMAIAGLGLAIVGNLFVLGRMRRPV